DNA sequence from the Nitrospiria bacterium genome:
AGCGCGCTGTCCTCCTTGATCTTGTGGCCGGTGTAGGTGATGAAGACGTCCTCCAGGGTCGGACGCGAGTACTGGATGGCGAGGACGGGATGGCGTCGCTGATGGATGGCCTGGATGAGCGGCGCGAGCGCCTCTTCGTTGGAGGCGACGCGGATCTCCAGTTCATGGTTTTCCGGGGAAACCTTGATCTCGTTGACGAAGGGCAAATCTTTTCTCAGCGCTCCGGCCAGTTCCTCCAGCCGGTCCTGTTGCGGACCGAACTGAATCGTCACCCGGTCGCCCCCGAGACCCTTCTTCAACCCCTCCGGCGTCCCCAGGGCCGCCAGACGTCCCCGATCCAGGATCGCGATCCGGTCGCAGAGCTGATCGGCCTCATCGAGGTAATTGGTCGTCATCAAGATCGTGAGTCCCGCCCGCCGAAGCCGCCGGATGTAATCCCAGATCCGGATGCGGCTTTCCACATCCAGGCCCAGGGTCGGTTCATCCAGAACCAGGACCTTGGGGGCCGGGATCAGGCCGCAGGCGATGTCGAGCTTCTTCTTCATGCCGCCGGAGTAGTTGTTCACAAGGTCGTCCGCCTTCTGGGTCAGATCCACCAGCTCCAGCACCTCCCGGATGCGCCGCCGGGCCTCCGTTTTGTTCAAGTGATACAGGTCGGCGACAAGGGTCAAATGCTCCCGTCCGGTCAGAAAACGATCCACCGCTTTTTCCTGCGGGACGTACCCGAGCACCTGGCGGACCTCCCGCGGCTGCGTCTGGACATCATAGCCCCAGACCTTTACTTGGCCCTCGGTGGGTTTCAGCAACGTGAGGACCGTTCGGATCGTCGTGGTTTTTCCGGCCCCGTTCGGACCCAGCATGCCGAAGACTTCCCCGGGTTCCACATCGAGGGTCAGGCCCTTGAGGACGGTCTTTTCGTTGAAGGTCTTTTTGAGATTGTGGATTTCGATTGCTTTCATTTATTTATAGGGGCTTGCGCCGCCCCCTATGCATCCGAAATTATTTTGTGCAGCTGTTGCAGGCCGTTGAGGATGGACAGCCCCGGCTGCAGGATATGGGCCGACTTGATTTCGTGAATCCTTCCGTTCTTCACGGCCGTGATCGCGTCCCAGCCCGGTCGCCGTGCGATGCGTTCGGACCGGACTTTCTTTCCGCACCAGGAGGCCACGATGATCTCCGGATCCCTCCGGATCACCTCTTCCGGCCGGACGACCCGTTCCGAAGCGGTCCGGCCTTCCCGGAGTTCCGGAAAAATATCGTTTCCGCCGGCCAGGTCGATCAGTTCGCCGACCCACCGAATGCCCGAGATCAACGGGTCGTCCCATTCCTCGAAATAAACCCGCGGCCGTCGGAGAATGCCCGCGGCCGAAATACGGACCTGGCCGAAGGCCGCTTCCATCATGGCCACGAGCCGGAGCGCGTCGGCCGGTTTCCCGATGATCGCCCCGATCATCTGAACGGCCTGAAGGATCTCGAGCAGGCTTCTCTGGTTAAACGTGACGACCGTGACGCCCCGCCGGATCAGATCCCGCACGACGTCGGCCTGAAGGTCCGAATAGGCCAACACCAGGTCCGGCTTCAACCCCAGCACCCTGTCAAGGCGTACGGTAGTGTAGCCTCCGACCTTCGGTTTGCTCCGGGCCTCCGGGGGCCAGGTGGTGTATCCGCTGATTCCCACGACCCGATCGCCCGCGCTCAAGGCGTACAGGATCTCGGCCGTTTCGGCCGTGAGACAGACGATCCGGGAAGGCGCGGCGGTCAATGTTTAGAGGCTTGCGTCGCCCCCTCCGCCGGCGTAGAGGCTCGACTGAGCTCGCCGAAGTCCGGACGGAGCGACTCGACTGAGCTCGTCGAAGTCCTCCCCCTCCCGCTCGCTGGGGCAATTCCCTTCGCTCGTTTTATATTTCCCGGTTCTGGATTGTGGTAGCTCGTCAGATCTTTCAGTCCGGCATCCGTGAAGGCCGCCATGCGCTCCGCGCACTTGTTGCATGCCCCGCAGTGCGTCTTTCCCCGCGGGTTGAGACAGGAGAACGTCAATTCCAGCGGAAGCCGGCGCCCGCGCTCCATCACTTCCTTCTTGCTCAACTGCGAGAACGGCGTCAGGATCTCGATCCGGCGATTCAAGGCCCGCCGGACCAATTGCTGGAAGCCGGAAAAAAATTCGCGAGAACTGTCCGCAAACAGGTTCGTCTTCAGCGGCCCCAGCGCGATCGCATCGATATCGTTCAGGCCGCAGTAGACGGCCGTTTTGGCCAAGAGGATCAGGTTGCGGCCGGGGAGATAAACCTGTTCCCACCCGGAAGCATGGTCCGGAACGGCCTCCCCCGTCATGCTCCAGTGGGCTCCGTAGACGTCCTGCATCGGAAGGTCCAGAACCTGGAGCGGGGCGATTTCCGGACGGTTGACGGCCTTTAAAAATCGTCGGAGCCAATAGAGTTCCGCTTTCTCCCAGACCAGGCCGTTACGGATATAAAGCGGGATGACTTTCGCATCGTGTTCGGCCAGATCAACAAGCATGATGCTTGAATCCGAGCCGCCGCTGGCCAGGACGCAGATCGAGCCGGGATTCTTTTCGGCCGGTTTTGGGGTTTTTTTCAATGCCAAGGATGATCCTGATCCGTTCGACAAAATGTTAAAAGGAATTGTTACTCTACCAGAGGAGTGGTTCTAAATCAAGTGGATGAATCAACTCACTTGCAGCCGCAGCCCTTGGAATCAGACGCCGCGCAGCAAGCCGCCTTCTCGGATTCCGCGCAACAGCCGGCCTGCTCTGTCGGCGGACAACAGGAGGACGAATTTAAGGCGGCCTTGCCGCGGAAGAAGCGTCGTAGGTTTTCGGGAACATCCCGCCGTTTCATCGGTCGTGCCGGCGGTATTTCCGACGACGCGTCGCGATAGACCTCCCGAAGGATCGCGTCCACGATCATGGCCTTCGGGGCCTCCGTGTATTCCTTCCCCTGGAACACCCAGACCCGGCAATTCACGGGGACGTTGCCGGCGCAGGCCTCGCAGGATTCGCAGCGGCTTTCGCGAAACTCAAGCGCGATGTCCTTTCCGTTGATCCGGATCGTTGGAGAGCTGAAGAAGCCCACCGCCTTCGCCTGCGCCTCCGTTTCGACCAGGGTCTTCCGGACGGAAACCTCGACGCCCGCGGCTTCCAGGATGCGCGACACTTCCGATAAGGCCTCGTCCAGATTGACGCCGGTTCCGATGCAGCGCGTGCAGGCGGTGAGGTCGACGTAGAGAAAATCGATCTCGACCCTTCGACGGGTTTTGGAGGGAATCCCTCCTTGTTTATCGGCCGTTTTCATCTTGGGTCTCCTTTCTGTCAGGGTAATCAGATCGGTTGACACCCCAATAGACGGAGACGCGCTCAAAAAGATGCAAGGGCTCGATCTCAACAGGCCTTACAGTGATCCTTTTTCCGTTCATAATCGTAGACGGCGCCACGCCGATCGAATTCGCAATGACAGCATTCCAGCATCAATTCTTTCAGTTTCCGCCGTCCCCTCTGCACGCGGGATTTCGCCCCGGGAAGCGAGATCCCCTGTTTTTCGGCGATATCTTTTTGTGCGAGTCCTTGCAATTCGGACAGGATCAACGCTTCGCGGGTGGGCTCGGAAAGTCTTTCAATCATCGGCCGCAAGCAGCCCGCCAGCTCTTTCAACGCCCGGCGGTCGTCCTTCTCGGAATGAGAAAGGCCTTCGGGAAGCTCTTCCATCGGCTTGCGGCGTCGATAATAATCGATGATCGTATTGCGGGCGATTTGATAAAGCCAGCTCCGGATCCGACGGCTTTCTTTTAGCGTATCGATCTTCGAATGGACCTTTACAAAGACGTCCTGCAGCAGATCCTCCACGGCGGATTCTTCCGAGACCCGGTTTTGAATAAAGCGCCGGAGGGAGGCGTGGTACTCTTTCCAAAGCGCTTCGATATCCATGCGGCGGCTCCCGCGCGGGTTACGCGCCCTCGATTCGGGATAAAACCTCTTTCACCTTCTTCTCGATTTCGTTCCGAATTTTTCGGAATTGTTCCGGGGGTAGGTCCTTGGGGTCCTGAATATTCCAATCCTCGCGCTGTTTGGCCCGGACCCAAGGACATTCATCGCCGCAGCCCATGGTCGCGACGAAATCATATTCGACCGCCGGAATTTCGGCGAGCGACTTCGATTCATGCCGGGACAGATCATAGCCGACTTCCCGCATCGACTCGATCGCCATCGGGTTCACTTTTCCGGACGGACGGGACCCGGCCGAATAAATTTCGAGATTGCCCTTGCCGTGGAGGCGCGCAAACGCCTCGGCCATCTGGCTTCGGCATGAATTCTCGACACAGACGAACAAAAGCCGTTTCATGGCGACTGCTCCTGCAAATTAACGCAGCATTCTTTATTCTGCACGCATCGGCACCCCCAGACGCCGAGATACGCGCCAAGAAAAGGCGCGACAAGATAGATCCAAAGGGGCTGGAGGTGGCCCGATACGACGGCCGGCGCCAGGGAACGGGCCGGGTTCATAGAAGCACCCGTAATGGGTCCGGCAAACAAGGCTTCAAGCCCGACGACCGCGCCGATCGCGACGCCGGCCATCACGCCGGTTTCCTTCGCCCCGACCGAGACGTTGAGAATGACGAACATCAGCAGCAACGATAGAATAATCTCGAGAACAAAAGATTGGGCGGTCGAGCCTGCGGGAATCGTGGCGCCTAAAGTTGCGTGTTGAGGAAACAGAAGACGAAGACATCCGCTGGCCAATAAGGCCCCGGCGCATTGGCTGATCACGTACGGCAGCACTTTTTGACCTGTAAAACGGCCCGAGATCCAAAACCCAAACGTCACGGCGGGATTAAGATGAGCCCCCGAAACATTTCCCAATGTGTAAATCATGGCCGTCACGATCAGTCCGAAAGTCAGGGAGACGCCGACATGCGTCACCGAGCCGGCCGTGACGTCATTAATAACAATGGCCCCGGTTCCCGAAAAAACCAGCGCAAAGGTACCGAAAAGTTCGGCCAGATAAGGATTCATTCCCACCTCCGTAGTTATAGACTAACATGAATCGGCGAGTCGTCGCCACATCGGCGCCCGACTCGGGGCGGGGCGTCCGACATCGAAAGTTTACCAAGACCCGAAACCTTATCCTATTTGAATTTCATCGTAACGCGGCCGACAGCCATCCTACGGCCGCTCCGCCGGCAATAAGCCACGTCGAATTGAGCTTATAGCGCGCCAGCAATAAGAATGAAATCAGAGCCACCACAATCGCGAGAGGGTCGGTCACCGAGGTCCGGCCCAATTGCCAGGAGACGGCCGCCATCAGGCCCAACGAAGCCGCGTTGACGCCGTCCAAAAAACCGCCCACCCATGCCGAGCGGCGCATCCGGGGAATCAACGGATTCGAAACCGCGACGAAGAAGAAGGATGGGAGAAAAATGCCGAGCGTCGCCAGAAGCGCACCCGGTGTTCCGCCGAGGATATAGCCGATGAACGTGGCCGTCGTGAACAACGGTCCGGGCGTGACCTGGCCGACCGCGACGGCGTCCATTAATTGAGGATCGGTGAGCCAGCCGAACCGCACGACGAAATCGGCACGGAGAAACGCGAGGAGGACGTAGCCGCTGCCGTACAACACCGCGCCGATTTTCAGAAACGTGAGGAACAACACCGGCAGGCTGAACGATGCGGCGACCGCCGCGGAGGACGCCAGCAGGTTCCGTCCGCCTAGGGCCGGCGTGAGAAAAAGCCCCGGAACCGGGTTTCTCAATCGCCGGACGTTCGCGGCGACCATGACGACCAGCCCCCCCGCGAACAGCAACGCGATTTCATTCACGCCCAAAAAATACGATGAGAGGACGGCCGCCCCGACCACGCCGGGCAGCGGGCCGCGGACGGCCCTCCTTCCAAGACCCCACAGGGCCTGCACGATGATGGCCATGATGACGGGCTTCACGCCGTACAACAGCCACGCGGCCTGGGGCGTGGAGCCGAACCGCACGTAGACCCAGGCCAGCCCCATGACGATCAGCATGGCGGGCAGGATGAAACAGAGGCCGCCGACCATCAGCCCCGGCCATCCCGCCCGCCGGAAGCCGAGATGGATCGCCATCTCGGTCGAGTTCGGGCCGGGGATCAGGTTGGTCGCGCCGACCAGATCGAGGAATTCCTGGTCGCTCAGCCACCCGCGGCGCCGAACCGTCTCATCGTGCATCATGGCGATATGGGCCGCAGGCCCGCCGAAGCCGGTCATGCCCAGCTTGAGAAACAACGCGGCCACCTCGATCAGGCTCTGCAATAACGATGGGTTCATTTTTGGGAGCGATTCACGCAGACCGATGCCGCACCTACTTTATGCAGCCGGGCTTGGCGCTCGTGAGGGGACCGCCCTTCTTTACCTCGATCATTATAAATAATACTATGCCTGCAAGGAAAGATAGTCTATCTTCTCAAATCTGTTGACCGTGTCATCCGCCTTTAGTATGATGACATTGTTGTCCACACCCCGGAGGGATTCGTGTACAAAGTCACCAAGGCCATCGAATTCTGCTACGGCCACCGACTGATGAACTACGACGGCAAATGCCGTCATCTCCACGGCCACAACGGAAAGGTCGAGATCGAGCTGGAGACGGACAAGCTGGACGCGATCGGGATGGTCCGGGATTTCACGGAGGTGAAGGAGGTCGTCGCGGGCTGGCTCGACCGGGAGCTGGACCACAAGATGCTCTTGCGGAAGGACGACCCCGCGCTCCCGATGCTTCAGAAGATGAACGAGCCGGTTTTTCTCTTCGACGCGAACCCGACGGCCGAGTCCATCGCGAAATTGATCTTCGAATTCGTGCGTTCCAAAGGGTTCCCGGTTTCGGAGGTCCGGATGTGGGAATCCGAAAGCTCCTTCGCGGCCTATAAAGGGTTATAGGGGCTTGCGTCGCCCCCTCCGTCGGCCAAGCCGTCGGAGCCTCCCCCTCCCGCTCGCCTTGCTCGCTGATTAAGTTCCCAGGGCCCCCAGAATCTCGTCGCTGTGGCCGTCCACCTTGACCTTCCGGTATATCCGGGCGATCTTTCCGTCTTTGTCGATCACGAAGGTGCTCCGCTCGATCCCCATGTAGGTCCGGCCGTACATGCTTTTTTCCTTGTAAACGCCGTAGGCTTCGGCGACCTTTTTGTCGGCATCGCTCAGCAGCGGAAAGGGGAGTTTGAATTTTCCCGCGAATTTTTTATGGGATTCCAGATCGTCGAAGCTCACGCCCAGGATGACGGCGTCTTCCTTGTCGAATTTGGAGCGTTCATCCCGGAAGCTGCAGGCCTCTTTCGTGCAGCCGGGCGTATCGTCCTTGGGATAAAAGTACAATACCACCTTTTTCTTCCCGCGGAACTCTTTCAGCGAGATTTCCCTTCCCTCGGTGGAGGGGAGACGGAAATCGGGTGCGGCGTCTCCGACGTTTAACTCGTTTGCGGCCATGATGCGCTCCTTTGCTTGTTCCGGTCCGATGGCTTCGCCGGTCTTCAGTCGCCGATATTCCAGGGCAGGTTCGTTTCCTTCCGGGACCGGTATTCTTCCGTCATGAACCCGATCAAATCGAGCAGTCTCCGACCTTGCTGCGCAAGGTCCTCGGACTCGAGCAGGAACTGCTTCTCGACCGGGGTCGTGTCCAGTTCGGAGGACAGCAGTTGAACCAGCCGGTCATCGTCCAGCCGCATGTCCAGGAGGGTGTTGATCTGGTTTTCCCAGCCGCGCAGTTTCGCATAGCCCTGCAGCGAACGGACCAGCTCATCCCGCAGCGGTTCCGGCAGCGCGGTGACGGTTTCCCCCGCCGGACGAAACGGTTCGATCCAGGCCCGGCGGTAGCTTTTGTCGTAGAGCTGTTTTTTCACCCGGAACGGATCCTGACCGTAGAGGACGAGATTGTAGCGTCCGTCGTTCAATCGATGGATCTGCATGATCCGGCCGATGCAGCCGATCGGGTGGATCGGCGGATTGCCGTAATAGCCCTTTTCCCAATTTTCTTTTAGGAGGACCATCCCGATCATCCGGGCCGCTTCCGTGGAATCGTTCAGGACGGCCTCGACCATTTCCCGGTATCTCGGCTCGAAGATATGGAGCGGCAAATAGGTATTGGGAAAAAGAACCGTTGCGGGGAGCGGGAACAGGGGAATGATTTTTGGGAGCCGGTCTTGGATCATTTTATGCCTCGCGATGGATCTCAACGGCCGAGTAGGCCATGATCGGCTCGATGGGCGGAGCCGTTTTTCTCAGGCGCAGCGTCACCCGTTTCGCCCCGAATTCCCGAAGGACGACCTCGGCCAGTCGTTCGGCCATCGTTTCGATCAGCCGGAACTGTTCCTTGCGGGCCATCTCGATCAGCCGTCGCGAGATCGCGGCGTAGTCAAAGGCCTCGCGGAGCTGATCCGTTTGGGCGATCCGGCGGACGTCGCAGCCGATTTCCAGATCCAGCGAGAAACGCTGGCCGGTTTTTTGCTCCTCGGGCGTGATCCCGCAATGGCCGTAAAATTCAAGATGGTCGATGATTATTTTATCCATGCCGTCGTTCTCCGGAGCAGACTATATCAAATCGTGTGGTGAACATCAATTGATCCGGTAGGGGCGACGCATGTGTCGCCCCTACATGCGCCCCTACATCTGAAACTGCGCATCGTACAAAAGCGTGTACAGGCCGCCCCCGGCGAGAAGCTCCTCGTGGGTTCCCCGCTCGATGATCCGTCCGTTCTGAACGACGAGGATCTTGTTGACGTGCTTCAGG
Encoded proteins:
- a CDS encoding 6-carboxytetrahydropterin synthase; the encoded protein is MYKVTKAIEFCYGHRLMNYDGKCRHLHGHNGKVEIELETDKLDAIGMVRDFTEVKEVVAGWLDRELDHKMLLRKDDPALPMLQKMNEPVFLFDANPTAESIAKLIFEFVRSKGFPVSEVRMWESESSFAAYKGL
- a CDS encoding ATP-binding cassette domain-containing protein; translation: MKAIEIHNLKKTFNEKTVLKGLTLDVEPGEVFGMLGPNGAGKTTTIRTVLTLLKPTEGQVKVWGYDVQTQPREVRQVLGYVPQEKAVDRFLTGREHLTLVADLYHLNKTEARRRIREVLELVDLTQKADDLVNNYSGGMKKKLDIACGLIPAPKVLVLDEPTLGLDVESRIRIWDYIRRLRRAGLTILMTTNYLDEADQLCDRIAILDRGRLAALGTPEGLKKGLGGDRVTIQFGPQQDRLEELAGALRKDLPFVNEIKVSPENHELEIRVASNEEALAPLIQAIHQRRHPVLAIQYSRPTLEDVFITYTGHKIKEDSALS
- a CDS encoding 7-cyano-7-deazaguanine synthase, giving the protein MALKKTPKPAEKNPGSICVLASGGSDSSIMLVDLAEHDAKVIPLYIRNGLVWEKAELYWLRRFLKAVNRPEIAPLQVLDLPMQDVYGAHWSMTGEAVPDHASGWEQVYLPGRNLILLAKTAVYCGLNDIDAIALGPLKTNLFADSSREFFSGFQQLVRRALNRRIEILTPFSQLSKKEVMERGRRLPLELTFSCLNPRGKTHCGACNKCAERMAAFTDAGLKDLTSYHNPEPGNIKRAKGIAPASGRGRTSTSSVESLRPDFGELSRASTPAEGATQASKH
- the bcp gene encoding thioredoxin-dependent thiol peroxidase; its protein translation is MAANELNVGDAAPDFRLPSTEGREISLKEFRGKKKVVLYFYPKDDTPGCTKEACSFRDERSKFDKEDAVILGVSFDDLESHKKFAGKFKLPFPLLSDADKKVAEAYGVYKEKSMYGRTYMGIERSTFVIDKDGKIARIYRKVKVDGHSDEILGALGT
- a CDS encoding cobalamin-binding protein encodes the protein MTAAPSRIVCLTAETAEILYALSAGDRVVGISGYTTWPPEARSKPKVGGYTTVRLDRVLGLKPDLVLAYSDLQADVVRDLIRRGVTVVTFNQRSLLEILQAVQMIGAIIGKPADALRLVAMMEAAFGQVRISAAGILRRPRVYFEEWDDPLISGIRWVGELIDLAGGNDIFPELREGRTASERVVRPEEVIRRDPEIIVASWCGKKVRSERIARRPGWDAITAVKNGRIHEIKSAHILQPGLSILNGLQQLHKIISDA
- the chrA gene encoding chromate efflux transporter, encoding MNPSLLQSLIEVAALFLKLGMTGFGGPAAHIAMMHDETVRRRGWLSDQEFLDLVGATNLIPGPNSTEMAIHLGFRRAGWPGLMVGGLCFILPAMLIVMGLAWVYVRFGSTPQAAWLLYGVKPVIMAIIVQALWGLGRRAVRGPLPGVVGAAVLSSYFLGVNEIALLFAGGLVVMVAANVRRLRNPVPGLFLTPALGGRNLLASSAAVAASFSLPVLFLTFLKIGAVLYGSGYVLLAFLRADFVVRFGWLTDPQLMDAVAVGQVTPGPLFTTATFIGYILGGTPGALLATLGIFLPSFFFVAVSNPLIPRMRRSAWVGGFLDGVNAASLGLMAAVSWQLGRTSVTDPLAIVVALISFLLLARYKLNSTWLIAGGAAVGWLSAALR
- a CDS encoding arsenate reductase ArsC — its product is MKRLLFVCVENSCRSQMAEAFARLHGKGNLEIYSAGSRPSGKVNPMAIESMREVGYDLSRHESKSLAEIPAVEYDFVATMGCGDECPWVRAKQREDWNIQDPKDLPPEQFRKIRNEIEKKVKEVLSRIEGA
- a CDS encoding DUF2703 domain-containing protein, with the translated sequence MKTADKQGGIPSKTRRRVEIDFLYVDLTACTRCIGTGVNLDEALSEVSRILEAAGVEVSVRKTLVETEAQAKAVGFFSSPTIRINGKDIALEFRESRCESCEACAGNVPVNCRVWVFQGKEYTEAPKAMIVDAILREVYRDASSEIPPARPMKRRDVPENLRRFFRGKAALNSSSCCPPTEQAGCCAESEKAACCAASDSKGCGCK
- the folB gene encoding dihydroneopterin aldolase, which encodes MDKIIIDHLEFYGHCGITPEEQKTGQRFSLDLEIGCDVRRIAQTDQLREAFDYAAISRRLIEMARKEQFRLIETMAERLAEVVLREFGAKRVTLRLRKTAPPIEPIMAYSAVEIHREA
- the sigZ gene encoding RNA polymerase sigma factor SigZ; this translates as MDIEALWKEYHASLRRFIQNRVSEESAVEDLLQDVFVKVHSKIDTLKESRRIRSWLYQIARNTIIDYYRRRKPMEELPEGLSHSEKDDRRALKELAGCLRPMIERLSEPTREALILSELQGLAQKDIAEKQGISLPGAKSRVQRGRRKLKELMLECCHCEFDRRGAVYDYERKKDHCKAC
- a CDS encoding LON peptidase substrate-binding domain-containing protein → MIQDRLPKIIPLFPLPATVLFPNTYLPLHIFEPRYREMVEAVLNDSTEAARMIGMVLLKENWEKGYYGNPPIHPIGCIGRIMQIHRLNDGRYNLVLYGQDPFRVKKQLYDKSYRRAWIEPFRPAGETVTALPEPLRDELVRSLQGYAKLRGWENQINTLLDMRLDDDRLVQLLSSELDTTPVEKQFLLESEDLAQQGRRLLDLIGFMTEEYRSRKETNLPWNIGD
- a CDS encoding aquaporin gives rise to the protein MNPYLAELFGTFALVFSGTGAIVINDVTAGSVTHVGVSLTFGLIVTAMIYTLGNVSGAHLNPAVTFGFWISGRFTGQKVLPYVISQCAGALLASGCLRLLFPQHATLGATIPAGSTAQSFVLEIILSLLLMFVILNVSVGAKETGVMAGVAIGAVVGLEALFAGPITGASMNPARSLAPAVVSGHLQPLWIYLVAPFLGAYLGVWGCRCVQNKECCVNLQEQSP